In the genome of Cupriavidus taiwanensis, one region contains:
- a CDS encoding aromatic ring-hydroxylating oxygenase subunit alpha, whose protein sequence is MQETAAPVCSTTPPLAYTLPAHYYTSQEVFEQEKKTIFARSWVCVMHKSQVAENNQYATAQVAGENIFVVRGRDGVLRAFYNVCPHRAHELFADGAGKAKNVITCPYHAWSFGLDGKLIHVRNAENVPGFCKDNAGLTPVRVEEFCGLVFVNLDMDAKPLAELAGSLNDEIRARCPDVDKLVPAHKLTYEMKANWKVVVDNYLECLHCQTAHPALVESIKMETYKHEVRGLYTSQVGQTRSGSDAFTYDSDAPNTDFAAYWLWPNVTLNVLPGDGNYGVFYMFPVDADTTIQHFEFYFRDSTPTAEQEQLIEYYKNVLKPEDLSIVESVQRGLKSRGYRNGQGPLLVTDDKTSAIGEHGVQHFQQMVLDALAA, encoded by the coding sequence ATGCAAGAGACCGCCGCCCCCGTCTGCAGCACCACGCCGCCGCTCGCCTACACGCTGCCGGCCCACTACTACACCTCGCAGGAGGTCTTCGAGCAGGAAAAGAAGACCATCTTCGCGCGCAGCTGGGTGTGCGTGATGCACAAGAGCCAGGTGGCCGAGAACAACCAGTACGCCACCGCCCAGGTAGCGGGCGAGAACATCTTCGTGGTGCGCGGCCGCGACGGCGTGCTGCGCGCCTTCTACAACGTCTGCCCGCACCGTGCGCATGAACTGTTCGCCGACGGCGCCGGCAAGGCGAAGAACGTGATCACCTGCCCGTACCACGCCTGGTCGTTCGGCCTGGACGGCAAGCTGATCCACGTGCGCAACGCCGAGAACGTGCCGGGCTTCTGCAAGGACAACGCCGGGCTGACGCCGGTGCGGGTGGAAGAGTTCTGCGGCCTGGTGTTCGTCAACCTGGACATGGACGCGAAGCCGCTGGCCGAACTGGCAGGCAGCCTCAACGACGAGATCCGCGCGCGCTGCCCGGATGTCGACAAGCTGGTGCCGGCGCACAAGCTCACTTACGAGATGAAGGCCAACTGGAAGGTTGTAGTCGACAACTACCTGGAATGCCTGCACTGCCAGACCGCGCACCCGGCGCTGGTGGAGTCGATCAAGATGGAGACCTACAAGCATGAAGTGCGCGGCCTCTACACCAGCCAGGTCGGGCAGACCCGCTCGGGCAGCGACGCCTTCACCTATGACAGCGACGCCCCCAACACCGACTTCGCCGCGTACTGGCTGTGGCCCAACGTGACGCTGAACGTGCTGCCGGGCGACGGCAACTACGGCGTCTTCTACATGTTCCCGGTGGACGCCGACACCACCATCCAGCACTTCGAGTTCTACTTCCGCGACAGCACGCCCACGGCCGAGCAGGAGCAGCTGATCGAGTACTACAAGAACGTGCTCAAGCCCGAAGACCTGAGCATCGTCGAATCGGTGCAGCGCGGCCTGAAGTCGCGCGGCTACCGCAACGGGCAGGGCCCGCTGCTGGTCACCGACGACAAGACCTCGGCCATTGGCGAGCACGGCGTGCAGCACTTCCAGCAGATGGTGCTCGACGCCCTGGCCGCCTGA
- a CDS encoding aldehyde dehydrogenase family protein produces MIQTQLYIDGQWQSPIDQGTRAIVSPADETVIAQAAEATRADARLAIAAARRAFDGPWRQTTIRDRARLLNKIAELIDRDAEKLAHLESLNTGKTLTESRTDMGDIAATFRYFAGLVASESGAVNEAPHHVISRTLREPVGVCGLITPWNYPLLQAAWKIAPALGAGNTVVIKPSNLTPLTTHHFTQLVAELDLPPGVFNLVTGGAEVGAELAESVDVDLVSFTGGAFAGESIMKAATGNFKRIGLELGGKNPNIVFADADLDAAVDYALNAAFFHAGQVCSAGSRLMVEDSIYDAFIGRLAERLPRIVIGNGFHGETQMGPVQSAQQHEKILGMVQAGIAEGARLVHGGKRPPGDVYKRGYWLEPTLLADVTAEMKIAKEEIFGPVITAERFRSEEEALRAANDTPYGLAAAVWTRDLDKANRMSRALRFGTVWVNDYHPYFPEAPWGGYKASGIGRELARIGLDEYTELKHSYINLAPKAMGWFGA; encoded by the coding sequence ATGATCCAGACCCAGCTCTATATCGACGGCCAGTGGCAGTCGCCCATCGACCAAGGCACGCGCGCCATCGTCAGCCCGGCCGACGAAACGGTGATCGCCCAGGCCGCCGAAGCCACCCGCGCCGATGCACGCCTGGCCATCGCGGCCGCGCGCCGCGCCTTTGACGGCCCGTGGCGCCAGACCACGATCCGCGACCGCGCCAGGCTGTTGAACAAGATTGCCGAACTGATCGACCGCGATGCCGAAAAGCTCGCCCACCTCGAATCGCTCAACACCGGCAAGACCCTGACCGAAAGCCGCACCGACATGGGCGATATCGCCGCCACCTTCCGCTACTTTGCCGGGCTGGTGGCGTCGGAATCGGGCGCCGTCAACGAAGCGCCGCACCACGTGATCAGCCGCACGCTGCGCGAGCCGGTCGGCGTGTGCGGACTGATCACGCCGTGGAACTACCCGCTGCTGCAGGCCGCGTGGAAGATCGCGCCTGCGCTGGGCGCGGGCAACACCGTGGTGATCAAGCCGAGCAACCTGACGCCGCTGACCACGCATCATTTCACGCAGCTAGTGGCCGAGCTGGACCTGCCGCCGGGCGTGTTCAACCTGGTGACCGGCGGCGCCGAGGTGGGCGCGGAACTGGCTGAAAGCGTGGACGTGGACCTGGTGTCCTTCACCGGCGGCGCGTTTGCCGGCGAGAGCATCATGAAGGCCGCCACCGGCAACTTCAAGCGCATCGGCCTGGAGCTGGGCGGCAAGAACCCGAACATCGTCTTTGCCGACGCCGACCTGGATGCCGCGGTCGACTACGCGCTCAACGCCGCGTTCTTCCACGCCGGACAGGTCTGCTCCGCGGGCTCGCGCCTGATGGTCGAGGACAGCATCTATGATGCATTCATCGGCCGGCTGGCCGAGCGCCTGCCGCGCATCGTGATCGGCAACGGCTTCCATGGCGAAACCCAGATGGGCCCGGTGCAGTCGGCGCAACAGCACGAGAAGATCCTCGGCATGGTCCAGGCCGGCATCGCCGAGGGCGCGCGCCTGGTCCACGGCGGCAAGCGGCCGCCGGGCGACGTGTACAAGCGGGGCTACTGGCTGGAACCGACGCTGCTGGCCGACGTGACGGCAGAGATGAAGATTGCGAAGGAGGAGATTTTCGGGCCGGTGATCACCGCCGAGCGCTTCCGCTCAGAGGAAGAAGCGCTGCGTGCCGCCAACGACACGCCGTATGGCCTGGCCGCCGCGGTCTGGACCCGCGACCTGGACAAGGCCAACCGCATGTCGCGCGCGCTGCGCTTCGGCACGGTGTGGGTCAACGACTACCACCCGTACTTCCCGGAAGCGCCGTGGGGCGGCTACAAGGCAAGCGGCATCGGCCGCGAGCTGGCCCGCATCGGCCTGGACGAGTACACCGAGCTCAAGCACAGCTATATCAACCTCGCCCCGAAGGCGATGGGCTGGTTCGGCGCCTGA
- the betA gene encoding choline dehydrogenase, with protein MQAIHEYDYIIVGAGSAGCVLAARLTEDADVSVLLLEAGGPDWRLDWRTQMPAALAYPLQGTTYNWAYVTEPEPHMNNRRMTQGRGKGLGGSSLINGMCYIRGNAMDYDGWAQNPSLQDWSYADCLPYFRKAETYDKGANDYHGGNGPLHVTTPKAGISPLFDAFIKAGEQAGYGRTDDLNGFRQEGFGPMDRTTTAGGRRCSTSLAYLDQARERPNLTVHTRALADRILFAGQRAIGVSYLQGDHVREARARREVIVSNGAIASPQLLLRSGVGNADELRAFGIDTVADLRGVGENLQDHLEMYLQYECTKPVSLYPALQWWNKPAIGIEWYLRGTGTAASNHFEAGGFIRSSDEFAWPNLQYHFIPLAMNYDGSNPVKSHGFQCHVGSMRSPSTGFVKLASRDPRVKPRLLFNYMAHDVDWREFRAAVRLTREIIGQQAMDQFRGREIKPGMMVQSDAEIDAFVREHAETALHPSCTCKMGDASDPMAVVDHQGRVHGLSGLRVVDASIMPKIVTGNLNAPTIMMAEKLADVIRGRAPLQRSTAPYYKAAPARRQGGAEQAQPPAARIPMPMPA; from the coding sequence ATGCAGGCAATCCATGAATACGACTACATCATCGTCGGCGCGGGCTCGGCCGGCTGCGTGCTGGCGGCGCGGCTGACCGAGGACGCCGATGTCTCGGTGCTGCTGCTGGAGGCAGGCGGCCCCGACTGGCGCCTGGACTGGCGCACCCAGATGCCCGCGGCGCTGGCGTATCCGCTGCAGGGCACCACCTACAACTGGGCCTATGTCACCGAGCCCGAGCCGCACATGAACAACCGGCGCATGACGCAGGGCCGCGGCAAGGGCCTGGGCGGCTCATCGCTGATCAATGGCATGTGCTATATCCGCGGCAATGCGATGGACTACGACGGCTGGGCGCAGAACCCGTCGCTGCAAGACTGGAGCTACGCCGACTGCCTGCCCTACTTCCGCAAGGCCGAGACCTACGACAAGGGCGCCAACGACTACCACGGCGGCAACGGCCCGCTGCACGTGACCACGCCCAAGGCGGGCATCAGCCCACTGTTCGACGCCTTTATCAAGGCCGGCGAGCAGGCAGGCTACGGCCGCACCGATGACCTCAACGGCTTCCGGCAGGAAGGCTTCGGTCCGATGGACCGCACCACCACCGCGGGCGGGCGCCGCTGCAGCACCTCGCTGGCCTACCTCGACCAGGCCCGCGAACGTCCCAACCTGACCGTGCATACGCGTGCGCTGGCCGACCGCATCCTGTTCGCCGGACAGCGCGCCATCGGCGTGTCGTACCTGCAGGGCGACCACGTGCGCGAAGCCCGCGCGCGCCGAGAGGTGATCGTCAGCAACGGCGCGATCGCGTCGCCGCAGCTGCTGTTGCGCTCCGGCGTGGGCAATGCCGACGAACTGCGCGCGTTCGGCATCGACACGGTAGCCGACCTGAGGGGCGTGGGCGAGAACCTGCAAGACCACCTGGAGATGTACCTGCAGTACGAATGCACCAAGCCGGTCTCGCTGTATCCGGCGCTGCAGTGGTGGAACAAGCCGGCGATCGGCATCGAGTGGTACCTGCGCGGCACCGGCACGGCGGCCTCCAACCACTTCGAGGCCGGCGGCTTTATCCGCAGCAGCGACGAGTTCGCATGGCCCAACCTGCAGTACCACTTCATCCCGCTGGCAATGAACTACGACGGCAGCAACCCGGTGAAGTCGCACGGCTTCCAGTGCCACGTGGGCTCGATGCGCTCGCCCAGCACCGGCTTCGTCAAGCTGGCCAGCCGCGACCCGCGCGTCAAGCCGCGCCTGTTGTTCAACTACATGGCGCACGACGTCGACTGGCGCGAGTTCCGCGCCGCGGTGCGGCTGACGCGCGAGATCATCGGCCAGCAGGCGATGGACCAGTTCCGCGGCCGCGAGATCAAGCCCGGCATGATGGTGCAGAGCGATGCCGAGATCGACGCCTTCGTGCGCGAGCATGCCGAGACCGCGCTGCACCCGTCCTGCACCTGCAAGATGGGCGACGCTTCCGACCCGATGGCGGTGGTCGACCACCAGGGGCGCGTGCATGGCTTGTCTGGCCTGCGCGTGGTCGATGCGTCGATCATGCCGAAGATCGTCACCGGCAACCTGAACGCGCCCACCATCATGATGGCCGAGAAGCTGGCCGACGTGATCCGCGGCCGCGCGCCACTGCAGCGCTCGACGGCGCCGTACTACAAGGCGGCGCCTGCACGCAGGCAGGGTGGCGCAGAGCAAGCGCAACCGCCCGCGGCGCGCATCCCCATGCCGATGCCTGCCTGA
- a CDS encoding TorF family putative porin — MLRKCFPARRALQGALPLLLCQALPALAQTDGDTTLAVAPVPQVTATVPPAEAAAATSPWSANMTLTSQYVSRGFRQTWGKPAVQGGIDYAHPSGFSAGTWMSSVSDKFIEGGTVEWDLYAGYTGSVGDFVYAGQVYYYLYPGAKLQYAQTKYNYGEAVASLTYKWFNVKYWLTYTPDYFGYNSASLLTGNNLHSRGSGYLDINGTFDLGHGVTLLLHYGQERVRNFAAYNFRDVRVALSKAFEGGWTVTGAYTRGWGRTDVYDKYTTGALDSSGNPSVSNPLKSTFLVSVTKTF, encoded by the coding sequence ATGCTGCGCAAGTGCTTTCCCGCAAGACGGGCCCTGCAAGGTGCCCTGCCCCTGTTGCTGTGCCAGGCGCTGCCCGCGCTGGCGCAGACCGATGGCGACACCACGCTGGCGGTCGCGCCGGTGCCGCAGGTCACCGCTACCGTGCCGCCGGCTGAAGCCGCCGCGGCGACGTCGCCCTGGAGCGCCAACATGACGCTGACCTCGCAGTACGTCTCGCGGGGCTTTCGCCAGACCTGGGGAAAACCTGCCGTGCAGGGCGGCATCGACTACGCCCACCCCAGCGGCTTTTCCGCCGGCACCTGGATGTCGAGCGTCAGCGACAAGTTCATCGAGGGCGGCACGGTCGAATGGGACCTGTATGCCGGCTATACCGGCAGCGTCGGCGACTTCGTCTACGCCGGACAGGTCTACTACTACCTCTACCCGGGCGCGAAGCTGCAATACGCGCAGACCAAGTACAACTACGGCGAGGCGGTCGCGTCGCTGACGTACAAGTGGTTCAACGTCAAGTACTGGCTGACGTATACCCCCGATTACTTCGGCTACAACAGCGCCTCGCTGCTGACCGGCAACAACCTGCACAGCCGCGGTTCCGGCTACCTGGACATCAACGGCACCTTTGACCTGGGCCACGGTGTCACGCTGCTGCTGCACTACGGCCAGGAGCGCGTGCGCAACTTTGCCGCCTACAACTTCCGCGACGTGCGCGTGGCGCTGTCCAAGGCCTTCGAGGGTGGCTGGACCGTGACCGGCGCCTATACCCGCGGCTGGGGCCGCACCGACGTCTACGACAAATACACCACCGGCGCGCTGGATTCCTCCGGCAACCCGTCCGTTTCCAATCCGCTGAAAAGCACGTTCCTGGTCTCGGTGACCAAGACGTTCTGA
- a CDS encoding CBU_0592 family membrane protein, whose protein sequence is MASLGLTDATGLVGVAAYVAAHFAVQVLHKSPTGRLAVVLNVIGPSCILISLAGAFNLASFLTQCFWLVLTLLGWWRNRRAGRSGRAMVETLGGPRPGQPVQQ, encoded by the coding sequence ATGGCCTCCCTGGGTCTTACCGACGCGACCGGTCTTGTCGGCGTTGCCGCCTACGTTGCCGCGCACTTCGCCGTGCAGGTCCTGCACAAATCCCCGACCGGCCGGCTGGCCGTCGTCCTCAACGTGATCGGGCCGAGCTGCATCCTGATCTCGCTGGCCGGCGCCTTCAACCTGGCGTCGTTCCTGACCCAGTGCTTCTGGCTGGTGCTGACCTTGCTGGGCTGGTGGCGCAATCGCCGGGCCGGACGCTCCGGACGCGCGATGGTGGAAACGCTGGGCGGTCCGCGCCCCGGCCAGCCCGTGCAGCAGTAG
- a CDS encoding APC family permease, with product MYSQKDVLSIGAQAPLAPAQQPQQQTQQPTASHELQRSLTWKDAFWVTSGVPAGVLFTIGGVSATIGNPAWVIWILAILVGFAQCFVYAEISGLYPHKSGGASVYGAMGWVRYSKFVAPVSVWCNWVAWSPMLALGTSLAAGYMLSALFPADSVINTWQLTLVDLGFVSKGLTLRVNSTFLLATAFLLITFKLQHSGASAAATTQRILGIASLTPLVVIALVPLFTGDMPSTSFFPLLPLTHDASGAAVLGGWNAAGISTAMGAMFLACWSTFGFETAVCYTREFKDPQKDTFKAIFWSGVLCLFMFIAVPIAFQGSLGLQGMLAPDIIDGSGVGAAMARFVGGGAVVFNVIVVMLVLAILLIVMTSMMGSSRTLYQASVDGWLPRYLSHVNEHGSPTRAMWTDLLFNLFLLLMSNYMAVLSISNVCYMIFVFLNLQSGWIHRMDRPDWPRPYKCKNWLLALGAFLGFFDLAFVGAGANFQGEHTLRNGLIAALLIVPVFIYRHYIQDKGRFPESMRRDMELPNARAGMLPYVALVVGGLVVWIAARLTVIT from the coding sequence GTGTATTCACAGAAAGACGTGCTGTCGATCGGCGCGCAGGCGCCGCTCGCCCCCGCGCAGCAACCCCAGCAGCAAACCCAGCAACCCACCGCATCGCACGAACTGCAGCGCAGCCTGACCTGGAAGGACGCCTTCTGGGTCACCAGCGGCGTGCCGGCGGGCGTGCTCTTCACCATCGGCGGCGTGTCCGCCACCATTGGCAACCCGGCCTGGGTGATCTGGATCCTCGCCATCCTGGTCGGCTTTGCCCAGTGCTTCGTCTACGCCGAGATCTCCGGCCTGTATCCGCACAAGTCGGGCGGCGCGTCGGTGTATGGCGCGATGGGCTGGGTCCGCTACAGCAAGTTCGTCGCACCGGTCTCGGTCTGGTGCAACTGGGTGGCGTGGTCGCCGATGCTCGCGCTCGGCACCAGCCTGGCGGCCGGCTATATGCTGAGCGCGCTGTTCCCGGCCGATTCCGTCATCAACACCTGGCAGCTGACGCTGGTGGACCTGGGCTTCGTCAGCAAGGGCCTGACGCTGAGGGTGAATTCCACCTTCCTGCTCGCCACCGCGTTCCTGCTGATCACCTTCAAGCTGCAGCACAGCGGCGCTTCCGCCGCCGCGACCACGCAGCGCATCCTGGGCATCGCTTCGCTGACGCCGCTGGTGGTGATCGCGCTGGTGCCGCTGTTCACCGGCGACATGCCTTCGACCAGCTTCTTTCCGTTGCTGCCGCTGACGCATGACGCTTCGGGTGCCGCGGTGCTGGGCGGCTGGAACGCCGCCGGCATCAGCACGGCGATGGGCGCGATGTTCCTGGCGTGCTGGTCGACCTTCGGCTTCGAGACCGCGGTGTGCTACACCCGCGAGTTCAAGGACCCGCAGAAGGACACCTTCAAGGCGATCTTCTGGTCCGGCGTGCTGTGCCTGTTCATGTTCATCGCGGTGCCGATCGCCTTCCAGGGCTCGCTCGGGCTGCAGGGCATGCTGGCGCCCGACATCATCGACGGCTCCGGCGTGGGCGCGGCAATGGCCAGGTTCGTCGGCGGCGGCGCGGTGGTGTTCAACGTGATCGTGGTGATGCTGGTGCTGGCGATCCTGCTGATCGTGATGACCTCGATGATGGGTTCGTCGCGCACGCTGTACCAGGCCTCGGTCGACGGCTGGCTGCCGCGCTACCTCTCGCACGTGAACGAGCACGGCTCGCCCACGCGCGCGATGTGGACGGACTTGCTGTTCAACCTGTTCCTGCTGCTGATGTCGAACTACATGGCAGTGCTGTCGATCTCCAACGTCTGCTACATGATCTTCGTGTTCCTGAACCTGCAGTCGGGCTGGATCCACCGCATGGACCGTCCCGACTGGCCGCGCCCGTACAAGTGCAAGAACTGGCTGCTGGCGCTGGGCGCGTTCCTGGGCTTCTTCGACCTGGCCTTCGTCGGCGCCGGCGCCAACTTCCAGGGCGAACACACGCTGCGCAACGGCCTGATCGCCGCGCTGCTGATCGTGCCGGTCTTTATCTACCGCCATTACATCCAGGACAAGGGCCGCTTCCCCGAGTCGATGCGCCGCGACATGGAACTGCCCAACGCGCGCGCCGGCATGCTGCCCTATGTGGCGCTGGTCGTCGGCGGACTGGTGGTGTGGATTGCCGCCAGGCTGACGGTCATTACCTGA
- a CDS encoding PDR/VanB family oxidoreductase, whose product MTDTLRVRVGRVEPLAAGIKRFTLQPCDGGALPAFDSGSHVVVHMDGGRLRNAYSLTSTLGEPGHYQIAVRLEEASRGGSRFMHEQVREGDELRIGAPGNLFSLDHGAGRHLLIAGGIGITPFMTHIQALAARGADFDLHYCFRNAQSAAFLDVLPATLQPGQLHLYESDSGTLLDIAALIAAQPDDTHVYVCGPAPLNDAVVNAARAAGWDAGRIHFEQFRNEVDATGGAFEAVLNKSGMTLQVGADESLLRAIEKAGIKVDCMCREGICGSCETAILEGEADHRDQYLSDAEKAAQKTMMLCVSRCRGQRLVLDL is encoded by the coding sequence ATGACTGACACGCTCCGCGTTCGCGTCGGCCGCGTCGAGCCGCTGGCCGCCGGCATCAAGCGCTTCACCCTGCAACCTTGCGACGGCGGCGCGCTGCCCGCCTTCGACAGCGGCAGCCACGTCGTCGTCCACATGGACGGCGGCCGGCTGCGCAACGCCTATTCGCTCACCAGCACGCTCGGCGAGCCCGGCCATTACCAGATCGCCGTGCGGCTGGAAGAAGCCTCGCGTGGCGGCTCACGCTTCATGCACGAGCAGGTGCGCGAAGGCGACGAACTGCGCATCGGCGCGCCCGGCAACCTGTTCAGCCTGGACCACGGCGCCGGCCGCCACCTGCTGATCGCCGGCGGCATCGGCATCACGCCATTCATGACGCATATCCAGGCCCTGGCCGCGCGCGGTGCCGACTTCGACCTGCACTACTGCTTCCGCAACGCCCAGTCCGCCGCCTTCCTCGACGTCCTGCCTGCCACCTTGCAGCCGGGCCAGCTGCACCTGTATGAAAGCGACAGCGGCACCCTGCTCGACATCGCCGCGCTGATCGCCGCACAGCCGGACGACACCCACGTCTACGTGTGCGGCCCGGCCCCGCTCAACGACGCCGTGGTCAACGCCGCGCGCGCCGCCGGCTGGGACGCCGGCCGCATTCACTTCGAGCAGTTCCGCAACGAGGTCGACGCCACCGGCGGCGCCTTCGAGGCCGTGCTGAACAAGAGCGGGATGACGCTGCAGGTGGGCGCCGACGAATCGCTGCTGCGCGCGATCGAGAAGGCCGGGATCAAGGTGGACTGCATGTGCCGCGAGGGCATCTGCGGCTCCTGCGAGACCGCCATCCTGGAGGGCGAAGCGGACCATCGTGACCAGTACCTGTCCGATGCGGAGAAGGCGGCGCAGAAGACGATGATGCTGTGCGTGTCGCGCTGCAGGGGACAGCGGCTGGTGCTGGATCTGTGA
- a CDS encoding NAD(P)H-dependent flavin oxidoreductase produces MDTRAIGSAPDPVLQTRLTTLLGIRYPILLGGMHHLGTSGVVAAVVNAGAMGFITARSFESLDDYRADLRRCRALTGGRPFGVNLTISRREGFNRLVPDWIRIAFEEGVRLFEGAGSSPEALVGPIHDCGGILVHKCPSVRHAVTAQRLGVDAVALVGLEEGGHPGANQLSAFVNGAFALERLELPLVIGGGIGSGRQIAAALALGADGVVMGSRFMVASEIAAHDALKQRIIASDEHCSTTILGSLGDTWRVLANDSARAVQRLEAQGARNHAAFGDLILSSRTRQRVYLDGEVDAGIVSLGPAGGFADAIEPAGRIVARLVADARAACDALAHRRTALPA; encoded by the coding sequence ATGGACACCCGCGCAATCGGCTCGGCGCCGGACCCCGTGCTCCAGACCCGGCTGACCACACTGCTGGGCATCCGCTATCCCATCCTGCTCGGCGGCATGCACCACCTCGGCACCTCCGGTGTGGTGGCCGCGGTGGTCAATGCCGGCGCCATGGGCTTCATCACGGCACGCTCGTTCGAATCGCTGGACGACTACCGCGCAGACCTGCGCCGCTGCCGCGCGCTGACCGGCGGGCGCCCGTTCGGCGTCAACCTGACGATTTCCCGGCGCGAGGGCTTCAACCGGCTGGTGCCGGACTGGATCCGCATCGCCTTCGAAGAGGGCGTGCGCCTGTTCGAGGGCGCCGGCAGTTCGCCCGAGGCGCTGGTCGGCCCCATCCATGACTGCGGCGGCATCCTGGTCCACAAGTGCCCGAGCGTGCGCCATGCGGTGACGGCGCAGCGGCTGGGCGTCGACGCGGTGGCGCTGGTCGGGCTGGAGGAGGGCGGCCATCCGGGCGCCAACCAGCTGTCGGCCTTCGTCAATGGCGCCTTTGCGCTGGAGCGGCTGGAGTTGCCGCTGGTGATCGGCGGCGGCATCGGCAGCGGCAGGCAGATCGCCGCTGCGCTGGCATTGGGAGCCGATGGCGTGGTGATGGGCAGCCGCTTCATGGTCGCCAGCGAAATCGCCGCGCACGATGCGCTGAAGCAACGCATCATCGCGTCGGACGAGCATTGCTCGACCACCATCCTCGGCAGTCTTGGCGATACCTGGCGCGTGCTCGCCAACGACAGCGCCCGCGCGGTGCAGCGCCTCGAGGCGCAAGGGGCGCGCAATCACGCGGCCTTCGGCGACCTGATCCTGTCGTCGCGCACACGGCAGCGTGTCTATCTGGACGGCGAGGTCGACGCGGGAATCGTGTCGCTCGGCCCGGCGGGGGGCTTCGCGGATGCGATCGAACCCGCCGGCCGGATCGTGGCGAGGCTGGTGGCCGATGCGCGCGCCGCCTGCGACGCGCTGGCCCACCGCAGGACTGCGTTGCCGGCGTAA
- a CDS encoding NAD(P)H-dependent flavin oxidoreductase, giving the protein MTLPASLASRLRLPLIAAPMLRVSGPDLVSAACRSGVIGSFPTVNARSAEELDAWLTRVAADCAAVHGPTAPACPNLIMRRKPEMLAEDVAVLVRHKVEMVIASVGSPAAVVKPLHDVGCMVLADVATLRHAEKALQAGADGLVLLTAGAGGQTGWLNTFAFVRAVRQMFDGPLVLSGGISDGAALWAARVLGCDLGCMGTRFIATPESMASDAYRQMLVDSSLDDVMLTQAFTGLDTNMLRPSVVAAGLDPKALAGPITPQRAAELYSEHHNGGRAPRRWVDVWSAGHSVSGVDAVRDVAGLVDELSAQYKAAQHDTSDLLAAA; this is encoded by the coding sequence ATGACCTTGCCCGCCTCACTCGCCAGCCGCCTGCGGCTGCCCCTGATCGCCGCGCCCATGCTGCGCGTTTCCGGTCCCGACCTGGTCTCGGCCGCCTGCCGCAGTGGTGTGATCGGATCCTTTCCCACCGTCAACGCGCGCTCGGCCGAGGAACTGGATGCATGGCTGACGCGGGTCGCCGCGGACTGCGCCGCAGTCCATGGCCCGACCGCGCCGGCCTGCCCGAACCTGATCATGCGCCGCAAGCCGGAGATGCTGGCCGAGGACGTGGCGGTACTGGTCAGGCACAAGGTCGAGATGGTGATCGCCAGCGTCGGCTCGCCGGCCGCGGTGGTCAAGCCGCTGCACGACGTCGGCTGCATGGTGCTGGCCGACGTGGCCACGCTGCGCCATGCCGAGAAGGCGCTGCAGGCGGGCGCCGACGGGCTGGTGCTGCTCACCGCCGGTGCCGGCGGCCAGACCGGCTGGCTCAATACCTTTGCCTTCGTGCGCGCGGTGCGCCAGATGTTCGACGGCCCGCTGGTGCTGTCCGGCGGCATTTCCGACGGCGCCGCGCTGTGGGCGGCGCGCGTGCTGGGCTGCGACCTCGGCTGCATGGGCACGCGCTTTATCGCCACGCCCGAGAGCATGGCCAGCGACGCGTATCGCCAGATGCTGGTCGACAGTTCGCTCGACGACGTCATGCTGACGCAGGCCTTCACCGGCCTGGACACCAATATGCTGCGCCCGTCAGTCGTTGCCGCCGGCCTCGATCCCAAGGCGCTGGCAGGCCCCATCACGCCGCAGCGGGCCGCGGAGCTGTATAGCGAGCACCACAACGGCGGGCGCGCGCCGCGCCGCTGGGTCGATGTCTGGAGCGCGGGCCATTCGGTGTCGGGAGTCGACGCGGTGCGGGACGTGGCCGGGCTGGTGGACGAGTTGTCGGCACAGTACAAGGCCGCGCAGCACGACACCAGTGACCTGCTGGCCGCGGCCTGA